The DNA sequence CGCCGGGGCCGGGGCGGCCCCGGCACCGCGGTGGCCGCGGCCCGGCCCCTGGCGGAGGGCCGCCGCCACCCACCCGGGTGCTCCCGCTCCGACACGGCCCGGCCCGGGCCGTCGCGCCGCCGGGCTCTGCTGTTCTTGCCCCATGACGTCCAGTCCTCCCCCTGCGAGTCCGGCTCCCGTCTCCCCTCCCCCGCCGCTGCGCCCGATGGTCGCCCGCGGGCGGGAGGAGTCCCACCGCGCGGCGACGCCGCTGGAGCTCTTCTTCGACCTGTGTTTCGTGGTCGCGGTCGCCCAGGCCGGGGTGCAGCTGGTGCACGCCGTGGCCGAGGGGCACCCGGGCGACGGGGTCCTCAACTACGCGATGGTGTTCTTCGCCGTGTGGTGGGCCTGGATGAACTTCACCTGGTTCGCCTCGGCGTACGACAACGACGACTCGCTCTACCGCGTCGTGACGCTCCTCCAGATCGCCGGCGTCCTGGTGCTCGCGGCGGGGGTCTCGAAGGCCTTCGAGGACCATCAGTTCCTGGCCCTCTGGCTCGGCTACCTGATCATGCGGCTCGCGCTGATCGCGCAGTGGCTGCGGGCGGCGGCCTCGACGACGGGCGCCGAGCGGCGCACGGCACTGCGCTATGCGGGCGGGGTCGCGCTGTGCCAGGTGGGCTGGCTGGGCCTCCTCGTCCTGCCGGAGGGGGCGCGGCCGTGGACGTTCCTGGTGATGGCGATCGCCGAGATGGCCGTGCCGACGATCGCGGAGAGGGCGCGGACGACCCCGTGGCACCCGCATCACATCGCCGAGCGGTACGGCCTGTTCACGATCATCATGCTCGGCGAGACGATCGCCGCGGCGACGATCGCGGTGAAGTCGGGCATCGACGAGAACGACGCGCTCGGCGAGTTGCTGCCCATCGCCGTCGGCGGACTCCTGTTGATCTTCGCCGCGTGGTGGATCTACTTCGTGGTGCCCATCCACGGCCATCTCCGCTCCAACCAGCAGGCGTTCCTGTGGGGTTACGGCCACTACGTGATCTTCGGTTCGGCGGCG is a window from the Streptomyces spectabilis genome containing:
- a CDS encoding low temperature requirement protein A — its product is MTSSPPPASPAPVSPPPPLRPMVARGREESHRAATPLELFFDLCFVVAVAQAGVQLVHAVAEGHPGDGVLNYAMVFFAVWWAWMNFTWFASAYDNDDSLYRVVTLLQIAGVLVLAAGVSKAFEDHQFLALWLGYLIMRLALIAQWLRAAASTTGAERRTALRYAGGVALCQVGWLGLLVLPEGARPWTFLVMAIAEMAVPTIAERARTTPWHPHHIAERYGLFTIIMLGETIAAATIAVKSGIDENDALGELLPIAVGGLLLIFAAWWIYFVVPIHGHLRSNQQAFLWGYGHYVIFGSAAAIGAGIEVAVEQAVGKAHISETAAAAAVTVPAAVYLFTVWLLHSRHFKVGLAQQLVLPVTAVAILACTFAGRWGVLAAGVVAALAVAVGVTLTSRMVRSERAV